The Nitrospirales bacterium genome includes a window with the following:
- the prsR gene encoding PEP-CTERM-box response regulator transcription factor produces the protein MDRNEADIPSLPSLLVVDDNLELREQMKWGLKHLYNVHEAGARQEAVEIIKREPIELVTLDLGLPPDADGVVEGLIALEECLAVKAAVKVIVITGNHDRANALKAIQFGAYDFMEKPVDLEVLKVILQRGHYLSQLEDENRMLVERESQRNFHEIIGTSPSMQKVFDTIRRVATSDVSVLVVGESGTGKELIARAIHQQSERKEGSFVAINCGAIPETLLESELFGHEKGSFTGAHLQRRGRIELAEGGTLFLDEIGELSTALQVKLLRVLQERCIERVGGRVEIPVNTRVIAATNLDLQEAMKDGRFREDLYWRLNTVTITAPPLRERGADVMVIAKSLLQRYADETKRKMSGFSREAVEAIERYAWPGNVRELENRIRRAVTLSDHPRIVPADLDLEEPKEFAERTTLKEARDAVERNLVEQTLVKTNGNITKAAVLLGVSRPTLHDLISRHQIEK, from the coding sequence GGTCGAAATCATTAAGCGTGAGCCAATCGAGCTCGTGACCTTGGACTTGGGGTTGCCACCTGATGCGGATGGAGTCGTTGAAGGCTTAATCGCCTTAGAAGAATGTCTTGCTGTGAAGGCCGCAGTGAAAGTTATCGTCATTACGGGTAACCATGATCGGGCCAATGCTCTCAAAGCGATTCAATTTGGCGCGTATGACTTTATGGAAAAACCCGTGGACTTAGAGGTCTTGAAAGTGATCCTCCAACGTGGACATTATCTTTCACAGTTGGAGGACGAGAATCGGATGCTCGTCGAACGTGAGAGCCAACGAAATTTCCATGAAATCATCGGAACGAGTCCGAGCATGCAGAAAGTGTTCGACACCATTCGACGTGTCGCGACCTCCGATGTCTCAGTCCTGGTGGTTGGCGAAAGTGGAACGGGAAAGGAACTGATTGCTCGGGCGATTCATCAACAGAGCGAGAGAAAAGAAGGCTCGTTTGTCGCCATCAATTGCGGGGCCATTCCAGAGACGCTTCTGGAAAGTGAGCTCTTTGGGCATGAAAAAGGCTCGTTTACCGGTGCGCACTTGCAACGGAGGGGCCGTATCGAACTTGCCGAGGGCGGAACATTATTTCTCGATGAAATAGGGGAGTTATCCACGGCCTTACAGGTCAAGTTATTACGAGTTTTGCAGGAACGGTGCATTGAACGCGTGGGAGGACGTGTTGAGATCCCGGTGAATACACGAGTCATCGCCGCGACGAATTTGGACCTGCAAGAAGCTATGAAGGATGGACGTTTTCGAGAGGATTTATACTGGCGGTTGAATACCGTGACGATTACAGCACCACCACTACGTGAGCGTGGAGCTGATGTCATGGTGATCGCCAAGTCGTTGCTCCAGCGGTACGCAGACGAAACCAAAAGAAAGATGTCAGGATTCAGCCGGGAAGCGGTCGAAGCCATCGAGCGGTATGCGTGGCCGGGCAATGTGCGAGAGTTGGAAAATCGAATTCGGCGTGCGGTTACGCTATCGGATCACCCTCGAATCGTTCCTGCTGACTTGGATTTAGAGGAGCCAAAAGAATTTGCTGAACGAACAACGCTTAAGGAAGCCAGGGACGCTGTTGAGCGAAACCTTGTGGAGCAAACCCTCGTCAAAACGAATGGTAATATTACGAAGGCCGCTGTTTTGCTTGGAGTGAGCAGGCCGACTCTTCATGATTTAATTTCTCGGCATCAGATAGAAAAGTGA
- the argJ gene encoding bifunctional glutamate N-acetyltransferase/amino-acid acetyltransferase ArgJ: MKKTTGGITAPVGFTAAGIHSGIKSSPSLDLALIVSNVEGPMAGVFTSNKIPAAPVILDRLHLKTRRGRAIIINSGNANACTGHQGLHDAEEMARLVANRLQVDATSVFVGSTGVIGPKLPMHAIRQSIPLLMQNLKKSGHRDAARAIMTTDTTIKEIAVQTQIGKQRVKIGGMAKGSGMIHPDMATMLAYVTTDVVIHPTTLQTFLQKSVDRSFNAISVDGETSTNDTVLCLANGLANNSMIDGSSTGAKKFLDALNDLCDSLARKICQDGEGATKIVELVVGGARNHREAKIIANTLATSPLIKTALFGEDPNWGRFIAAIGRSSVPIQPHHIGLSFGGIPIVRNGEEVLPSTERQIQRVMRRKHYTITVKVGNGKGWAKIWTTDFSYDYVKINASYRS, translated from the coding sequence ATGAAGAAAACAACTGGCGGCATCACCGCACCCGTAGGTTTTACAGCCGCAGGAATTCACTCAGGGATTAAATCCAGCCCGTCGCTTGACCTTGCTCTCATTGTTTCAAACGTTGAGGGTCCGATGGCCGGAGTCTTTACGAGCAATAAAATACCGGCCGCTCCGGTCATCCTCGATCGCCTGCATCTAAAAACACGTCGTGGCCGGGCCATTATCATTAATAGCGGCAATGCCAATGCCTGCACGGGACACCAAGGACTTCATGACGCGGAAGAAATGGCACGGTTGGTGGCCAACCGTCTCCAAGTTGATGCCACCAGCGTGTTCGTCGGATCGACCGGAGTCATCGGGCCAAAACTCCCCATGCACGCCATTCGACAAAGCATTCCCTTACTCATGCAAAACCTCAAGAAGTCCGGTCACCGCGATGCGGCAAGGGCTATTATGACGACTGACACCACCATAAAAGAAATAGCCGTCCAAACCCAAATCGGAAAACAACGGGTAAAGATTGGTGGCATGGCTAAGGGATCCGGCATGATACACCCCGACATGGCCACGATGTTGGCCTATGTGACGACTGACGTAGTCATTCACCCCACGACCCTTCAGACTTTTCTCCAGAAATCGGTTGATCGCTCGTTCAACGCGATTTCAGTTGACGGGGAAACAAGCACCAATGATACCGTCCTGTGCCTGGCCAATGGACTGGCAAACAACTCGATGATTGATGGATCTTCTACAGGAGCGAAGAAGTTTCTCGATGCCCTCAATGATCTATGCGATTCGTTGGCGAGAAAAATTTGTCAGGATGGAGAAGGGGCCACAAAAATCGTCGAATTGGTCGTGGGAGGAGCCAGAAATCACCGAGAAGCCAAAATCATCGCCAATACACTGGCCACGTCCCCACTCATCAAGACTGCGTTATTTGGAGAAGATCCGAACTGGGGTCGCTTCATCGCGGCGATTGGACGCTCTTCTGTCCCGATTCAACCACACCATATCGGTCTTTCGTTTGGAGGGATTCCTATCGTGAGGAATGGAGAGGAAGTTCTCCCATCTACGGAGCGACAGATTCAGCGGGTTATGAGACGAAAGCATTACACCATTACAGTGAAGGTTGGAAACGGAAAGGGATGGGCAAAGATCTGGACGACTGATTTTTCATATGATTATGTAAAAATCAATGCCTCCTATCGATCATGA
- the argC gene encoding N-acetyl-gamma-glutamyl-phosphate reductase: MTTHQKKQVAVIGASGYTGGELFRLLQGHPEISISTVVASEKSAGQLLSTIFPHLQGVTSVSLDQLDPKRIADQAEIIFLALPHTQALTPVAEFFERHKLVIDLSADYRLDNPELYAQWYQVSHPYPSLLQNAVYGLPELHRLAIQQARLIAVPGCYPTAAILQLAPLLAHRLIDPSSIIIDAKSGISGAGRSPSLAYHFPEAHESIHAYKIGTHRHTSEIEQELWKISRKSGTSIDDETTTTHAISFTPHLVPLNRGILSTAYATVNLTGQSRTEWLPLYKDYYKGESFIRIFENPHDVTPSHVRGSNFCDLSVSYDPRTRRVISVAAIDNLVKGAAGQAIQSMNIALGLPEHLGLSHCGLFP; encoded by the coding sequence ATGACCACACACCAAAAGAAACAGGTCGCAGTTATCGGAGCCAGTGGATACACTGGGGGAGAGTTATTCCGACTCTTACAGGGACATCCTGAGATTTCAATCTCAACCGTTGTCGCTTCTGAAAAATCAGCCGGCCAGCTTCTGTCCACGATATTCCCACATTTACAGGGCGTTACGTCAGTGTCACTGGATCAGCTAGACCCGAAACGCATCGCCGATCAAGCCGAGATTATTTTCTTAGCGCTTCCCCATACTCAAGCTCTCACCCCAGTTGCAGAATTCTTCGAACGCCATAAGCTGGTCATCGATCTCAGCGCAGACTATCGACTCGATAACCCAGAACTCTACGCACAGTGGTATCAGGTTTCTCACCCCTATCCCTCTCTTTTGCAGAATGCGGTCTATGGCTTGCCTGAACTTCATCGACTAGCCATACAGCAGGCTCGACTGATCGCCGTACCTGGTTGTTATCCGACAGCCGCTATCTTGCAACTGGCGCCATTACTCGCGCATCGCTTGATCGACCCTTCGAGCATTATCATCGATGCAAAATCTGGCATATCAGGGGCTGGCCGAAGCCCGAGCCTGGCCTATCACTTTCCGGAGGCCCATGAATCAATCCATGCATACAAGATTGGGACTCATCGACATACGTCGGAAATAGAGCAAGAACTCTGGAAGATCTCAAGAAAATCCGGAACATCAATCGACGATGAGACGACTACCACTCATGCAATTTCCTTCACCCCTCATCTTGTCCCTCTCAATCGCGGAATTCTGAGCACAGCCTACGCAACAGTCAATCTGACAGGTCAGTCTCGAACAGAATGGCTCCCTCTCTATAAAGATTATTACAAAGGCGAGTCATTCATTCGTATTTTCGAGAATCCGCACGACGTGACTCCAAGTCATGTTCGAGGTTCCAATTTCTGTGATCTGAGCGTGAGTTACGACCCTCGAACTCGTCGAGTCATCTCAGTGGCTGCAATCGATAATCTCGTAAAAGGTGCTGCCGGACAAGCCATACAATCGATGAATATCGCACTAGGATTACCGGAGCATCTTGGCCTCTCGCATTGCGGTCTTTTTCCATAG
- the rpsI gene encoding 30S ribosomal protein S9, translating into MVETTQYATGKKKYAVARAWIEPGNGEIHVNNKPAQEYFTRLGHQNQILSPFEITGTTGQYNVRATLAGGGVSGQAGALRHAIAKALSALTPSLREPLKKKGLLTRDSRVKERKKYGQKGARSKFQYSKR; encoded by the coding sequence ATGGTTGAAACAACACAATACGCAACAGGGAAAAAAAAGTATGCCGTCGCTCGAGCTTGGATTGAGCCGGGCAATGGTGAGATTCACGTCAACAATAAACCTGCTCAGGAATACTTCACGAGGCTGGGACATCAAAATCAAATCCTTTCGCCTTTTGAGATCACCGGAACAACAGGACAGTATAATGTACGGGCTACACTCGCGGGTGGTGGAGTTTCCGGACAGGCTGGAGCGCTGCGTCATGCCATCGCGAAGGCCCTGTCGGCCTTAACCCCCTCGCTTCGTGAGCCACTGAAAAAGAAAGGTCTCTTGACACGTGATTCTCGAGTCAAAGAGCGAAAGAAATACGGACAAAAAGGGGCACGATCAAAATTCCAATACTCCAAACGCTGA
- the rplM gene encoding 50S ribosomal protein L13, producing the protein MRSFQAKPLELERKWHIIDAEGKTLGRLASRIAMVLRGKHKPIFTPNVDTGDHVVVINAGRIQLTRDKFKVKTYYHHTGYPGGIKSVTAEKLHEKKPTELLNVAIRGMLPKNSLGKQMAKKLRLYPGPEHPHAAQNPQPLVL; encoded by the coding sequence ATGCGATCGTTTCAAGCCAAACCACTGGAACTTGAGAGGAAATGGCACATTATTGACGCTGAGGGCAAAACCCTCGGACGGCTGGCCTCTCGAATCGCCATGGTTTTACGAGGAAAACATAAGCCGATCTTTACCCCGAATGTCGACACGGGAGACCATGTCGTCGTGATTAATGCAGGTCGAATACAGCTCACACGAGATAAGTTCAAGGTGAAGACGTACTATCATCACACAGGCTATCCCGGAGGCATTAAGTCCGTCACTGCGGAAAAGCTGCATGAAAAGAAGCCAACCGAGCTACTCAATGTGGCCATTCGAGGGATGCTTCCCAAGAACTCCTTAGGTAAACAAATGGCCAAAAAGCTACGATTATACCCGGGCCCTGAACATCCACATGCAGCCCAAAACCCTCAGCCTCTTGTGCTATAG
- a CDS encoding bifunctional nuclease family protein, which translates to MTEFAEESLISLKVHGVLIDPNTDTQIVVLRDEINSEVLPIWVGTAEGTSIRLALEEVVPPRPMSHDLIYSFGEHLGFTVARVIITEVKNNTYYASIHLSKNGFEKIVDARPSDAIALALRTKSQIYVTPEVLERRGGENLDAWLAKLDPKSFGQSEAETP; encoded by the coding sequence GGAATTTGCCGAAGAAAGCCTGATCAGTCTTAAAGTCCATGGAGTCCTGATCGATCCTAACACGGATACCCAAATTGTTGTTCTCAGGGATGAAATAAACTCTGAGGTGCTTCCCATTTGGGTCGGAACGGCAGAAGGGACTTCTATTCGATTAGCCCTGGAGGAAGTGGTCCCACCTCGACCGATGAGCCATGATTTAATCTACAGCTTTGGAGAGCATTTGGGATTCACTGTCGCACGAGTCATCATTACTGAAGTAAAGAATAACACGTATTATGCGTCCATTCACCTATCAAAAAATGGGTTTGAAAAGATAGTCGACGCACGGCCAAGCGATGCCATCGCCTTGGCACTTCGGACCAAAAGTCAGATTTATGTCACGCCGGAAGTCTTAGAACGTCGAGGCGGAGAAAATTTAGATGCTTGGCTAGCTAAACTAGACCCCAAAAGCTTCGGTCAGTCTGAAGCTGAAACACCATAA